One Herpetosiphonaceae bacterium DNA window includes the following coding sequences:
- a CDS encoding condensation domain-containing protein, translated as MSDIQTQLATLSPEQRRLLELLAHKQAAEAARAAAADETPPAERGTIPRRTTAGPAPLSFGQQRLWLLDQFQPGSPFYNMPLVLRLDGPLDIDALERSLNEIIRRHEILRTTFASIDGAPAQVVAPELQLRLARSSVEDLPAPEREAAALQLVIADAQQPFDLARGPLVRGVLVRRDEHSHLLALTLHHIVFDGWSMGILLREIAALYPAFVAGAPAPLGRVGTPLPIQYADYAAWQRQRLQGALLERLLAYWKEALGGNVTALDLPTDRPRSSVPSFTANGAKLPLHILRPLTDALSALSTREGTTLFMTLLAAFQSLLHRYSGQPNILVGSPIANRNQDELEGMIGFFNNMLVLHGDLTGDPTFRELLGRVRATTLRAYEYHELPFERLVEEFQPSQNMSRSPLFQVMFALQNAPRPVVEQGGLTLQPINVDLGTARFDLSLSIREHEQGLAATLLYNTDVFDAATVSRMLEHYHTLLQSIVSDADQRISALPILTDAERQQLLAWSDDAQIYLLDRNRQLVPIGVPGDVYLSDTGQSVDRSSSHEHDPARAVPHPFCASPDARLYTTDRRARYRADGTLEIVTAPTLEGATTAQAAPYVAPRTPIEEELAIIWMSIIGHERIGVDDDFFALGGHSLSAARLITRVRETFKVDLPMRSLFEATTVAAMAELIVAHEARPGQTETIARVLQRLRSASPEEKRQLLDQKRRERSQRA; from the coding sequence ATGAGCGATATTCAGACACAACTCGCAACGCTATCGCCGGAGCAGCGCAGGCTGCTGGAATTGCTCGCGCACAAGCAGGCTGCGGAAGCGGCACGCGCTGCCGCAGCCGATGAAACTCCGCCTGCTGAGCGTGGTACCATCCCGCGACGCACCACGGCAGGACCAGCGCCGCTCTCGTTCGGCCAGCAGCGGCTGTGGCTGCTGGATCAGTTTCAGCCCGGCAGCCCGTTCTACAACATGCCGCTGGTGCTGCGGCTCGATGGTCCGCTCGACATAGACGCCCTGGAGCGCAGCCTGAACGAGATCATCCGCCGCCACGAGATCTTGCGCACCACCTTCGCCAGCATCGATGGCGCGCCAGCGCAGGTCGTCGCGCCGGAGCTGCAGCTGCGGCTGGCACGCAGCAGCGTGGAAGATCTGCCAGCGCCGGAGCGTGAGGCGGCAGCGCTGCAACTGGTGATCGCCGACGCGCAGCAGCCGTTCGATCTGGCGCGTGGCCCGCTGGTGCGGGGCGTGCTGGTCCGGCGCGACGAGCACAGCCACCTGCTGGCGCTGACGCTGCACCATATCGTCTTCGATGGCTGGTCGATGGGCATCCTGCTGCGTGAGATCGCGGCGCTCTATCCCGCCTTCGTCGCCGGTGCGCCCGCGCCGCTGGGCCGGGTGGGCACCCCGCTGCCGATCCAGTACGCCGATTACGCAGCGTGGCAGCGGCAGCGGCTCCAGGGCGCGCTGCTTGAGCGGCTGCTTGCCTACTGGAAGGAAGCGTTGGGCGGCAACGTCACAGCGCTCGACCTGCCGACCGACCGACCGCGCTCGTCGGTGCCGAGCTTCACCGCCAACGGCGCCAAGCTGCCGCTGCACATCCTCAGGCCGCTCACCGACGCGCTGAGCGCGCTCAGCACGCGCGAGGGCACGACGCTGTTTATGACGCTGCTGGCGGCCTTCCAAAGCCTGCTCCATCGCTACAGCGGCCAGCCGAATATCCTGGTCGGCTCACCGATCGCCAACCGCAACCAGGATGAGCTTGAAGGTATGATCGGCTTTTTCAACAACATGCTGGTGCTGCACGGCGACCTGACGGGCGATCCAACGTTTCGCGAGCTGCTCGGACGGGTGCGCGCAACCACGCTGCGGGCCTATGAGTATCACGAGCTGCCGTTCGAGCGACTGGTTGAGGAGTTTCAGCCCAGCCAGAACATGAGCCGTAGCCCGCTCTTTCAGGTCATGTTCGCGCTGCAAAACGCGCCCCGGCCCGTCGTGGAGCAGGGCGGGCTGACGTTGCAGCCGATCAATGTAGATCTCGGCACAGCGCGCTTCGATCTGTCGCTTTCGATCCGCGAGCACGAGCAGGGCCTCGCCGCAACGCTGCTGTACAACACCGATGTGTTCGATGCCGCCACCGTCAGCCGCATGCTGGAGCACTACCACACGCTGCTCCAAAGCATCGTCAGCGACGCCGATCAGCGCATTTCGGCGCTGCCGATTCTGACTGACGCGGAGCGGCAGCAGCTCCTGGCGTGGAGCGACGACGCGCAGATCTATCTGCTCGACCGCAACCGCCAGCTTGTGCCGATCGGCGTGCCGGGCGATGTGTATCTCAGCGACACCGGCCAATCCGTAGATCGCTCGTCCAGCCATGAGCATGATCCGGCGCGGGCCGTGCCGCACCCGTTTTGCGCCTCGCCCGACGCGCGTCTGTACACAACTGATCGCCGCGCGCGCTACCGCGCCGATGGCACCCTGGAGATAGTGACCGCGCCGACCCTGGAAGGCGCGACCACGGCACAGGCAGCGCCGTATGTTGCGCCGCGCACGCCGATCGAGGAAGAGCTGGCGATCATCTGGATGAGCATCATCGGCCATGAGCGGATCGGCGTGGATGACGATTTCTTTGCGCTGGGCGGGCACTCGCTCAGCGCGGCTCGCTTGATTACGCGG